One part of the Amaranthus tricolor cultivar Red isolate AtriRed21 chromosome 16, ASM2621246v1, whole genome shotgun sequence genome encodes these proteins:
- the LOC130802882 gene encoding ultraviolet-B receptor UVR8: MEEIPELPLRNPAHKIIAVAAGEAHTLALSGNGKVYSWGRGTFGRLGNGSESDENLPVSIKLDNGKLSQTEKPHNFIGVAAGAYHSLALSDDGSVWCWGYNTYSQLGFDGDNVSVPRKLDKLVQLDSPKTLGGDSVVKSTDPLKVCAVEAGGMMSVAIDNLGALWMWGNIPQQSSPDDDTFSLGSFPTPVPMWDFHGHTVVKVACGNEHIIALVSAGEKHTGDDLVCYTWGNNYHGQLGLGDTKSRSRPQIVAQFSEGSAWRAYEVACGAFHTAVLTLKKRPSDTLESVCWTFGLGENGQLGHGTTQSASLPEPVIGLPEQAYLVSVDCGLFHTSVVSSAGEVWSWGMEKGLGLCPDMSFTGLDHGDAILPLQILCNGPHGLNFPGPIAVACGAAHTVLVADDGFKLWAWGRGRSGVLGDGKLSDSYFPKTVLWPPLSEDFSDGIDLNDKESKKPKGEEPETEKKLSTAMEEIKLLQSKLTVMERYVNILHGTLFARPFEEKDVPVSLVNSNSFDVGKAWDNILETADRKELRRLEMFFGSMVDCVKDKIMKRKIQEIVSEFMQSSNSSPH, translated from the exons ATGGAAGAGATTCCTGAACTGCCACTCCGTAACCCAGCACACAAGATCATCGCAGTTGCTGCCGGTGAAGCTCATACTCTCGCACTTTCCG GAAATGGGAAGGTGTATTCATGGGGAAGAGGCACATTTGGGAGACTTGGTAATGGTTCTGAATCTGATGAGAATTTACCGGTTTCTATAAAATTGGATAATGGGAAATTATCTCAGACTGAGAAACCTCACAATTTTATTGGTGTTGCTGCTGGTGCTTATCACAGTCTTGCTCTTTCTG ATGATGGATCAGTTTGGTGCTGGGGCTACAATACCT ATAGCCAACTTGGATTCGATGGAGATAATGTCTCAGTTCCCCGAAAATTAGACAAATTAGTTCAGTTGGACTCTCCCAAAACTCTTGGTGGTGATTCAGTGGTAAAGAGTACAGATCCACTGAAG GTCTGTGCCGTCGAAGCTGGTGGAATGATGTCAGTTGCTATTGATAACCTCGGAGCACTCTGGATGTGGGGCAACATCCCACAGCAAAGCAGTCCTGACGATGATACATTCTCGCTCGGAAGTTTTCCAACCCCGGTTCCCATGTGGGATTTTCATGGTCATACAGTTGTTAAGGTGGCATGTGGTAATGAGCACATTATTGCTCTGGTTAGTGCTGGTGAAAAACATACCGGTGATGATCTCGTGTGCTACACTTGGGGTAACAATTATCATGGTCAACTAGGGTTGGGAGATACAAAGAGCCGATCACGGCCTCAAATTGTTGCTCAGTTCAGCGAGGGATCAGCTTGGAGGGCTTATGAGGTGGCGTGTGGAGCTTTTCACACCGCTGTACTTACTCTCAAGAAAAGGCCAAGTGATACACTAGAAAGTGTTTGCTGGACTTTTGGTCTCGGAGAAAATGGTCAGCTTGGACACG GTACAACCCAGAGTGCCTCGCTCCCTGAACCTGTTATAGGATTGCCAGAACAAGCATATCTTGTTTCTGTAGATTGTGGGTTGTTCCATACGAGTGTAGTTTCATCGGCTGGGGAAGTATGGTCATGGGGGATGGAAAAAGGTCTTGGGCTTTGCCCTGATATGAGTTTTACAGGGCTGGATCACGGAGATGCGATTTTACCACTACAAATCTTGTGTAATGGGCCACATGGACTGAACTTTCCGGGTCCTATAGCAGTTGCATGTGGCGCAGCTCACACAGTCCTTGTTGCAGATGACGGTTTTAAACTTTGGGCTTGGGGACGAGGAAGGAGTGGAGTTCTTGGTGATGGCAAACTAAGTGATTCCTATTTTCCAAAGACGGTTTTGTGGCCCCCACTATCGGAAGATTTCAGTGACGGGATAGatttgaacgataaagagtcgAAGAAGCCAAAAGGCGAGGAGCCAGAAACGGAAAAAAAGTTATCCACGGCAATGGAAGAGATCAAACTACTTCAATCAAAACTTACGGTGATGGAACGCTATGTAAACATTCTTCATGGCACTCTCTTTGCACGGCCTTTTGAAGAGAAAGATGTTCCAGTCTCGTTGGTCAATTCGAATTCTTTTGACGTTGGAAAAGCATGGGATAATATACTGGAGACAGCAGACCGTAAAGAGCTAAGACGTTTAGAGATGTTCTTTGGAAGTATGGTCGATTGTGTGAAGGATAAGATAATGAAGAGGAAGATTCAAGAGATTGTGAGCGAGTTTATGCAGTCTTCAAATAGTAGCCCCCATTGA